One genomic window of Corynebacterium diphtheriae includes the following:
- the mtrA gene encoding MtrAB system response regulator MtrA: MAPKILVVDDDPAISEMLTIVLEAEGFEPVAVTDGAVAVDAFRTESPDLVLLDLMLPGMNGIDICRIIRQESAVPIVMLTAKTDTVDVVLGLESGADDYINKPFKPKELIARLRARLRRTEDSPSETIEIGDLTIDVLGHEVTRGDEVIQLTPLEFDLLLELASKPGQVFTREELLQKVWGYRNASDTRLVNVHVQRLRSKIEKDPENPHIVLTVRGVGYKTGQE, translated from the coding sequence ATGGCACCGAAAATTTTGGTTGTCGACGATGATCCTGCGATTTCAGAGATGCTGACCATCGTGCTGGAGGCCGAGGGATTTGAGCCGGTCGCGGTCACTGATGGGGCAGTAGCAGTTGATGCCTTTAGGACAGAATCGCCTGATCTAGTCCTACTCGATTTGATGCTGCCTGGTATGAACGGCATCGACATTTGTAGGATAATCCGGCAGGAATCGGCAGTTCCTATCGTCATGCTCACGGCGAAAACCGACACCGTGGACGTAGTCCTTGGTTTGGAATCGGGTGCAGATGACTACATCAACAAGCCGTTTAAGCCGAAAGAACTCATCGCTCGACTACGTGCACGCTTGCGTCGTACAGAGGACTCTCCGTCCGAAACCATTGAGATCGGGGATCTTACGATCGACGTCCTAGGCCACGAAGTCACTCGAGGAGATGAGGTAATTCAACTCACTCCTTTAGAGTTTGATTTGCTGCTTGAGCTTGCAAGCAAACCAGGGCAGGTGTTCACACGTGAGGAACTTCTGCAAAAAGTTTGGGGCTATCGCAATGCCTCAGACACGAGACTGGTGAATGTCCATGTGCAGCGACTGCGCTCAAAGATCGAGAAAGACCCAGAAAACCCGCACATCGTGTTAACAGTGCGCGGAGTGGGGTATAAGACAGGGCAGGAGTAG
- the mtrB gene encoding MtrAB system histidine kinase MtrB: MQFKVLGSIFAASLVVMMVLAFVLVSFVTQRLVNTKLDVASSEIDRARASVEQQIESTGSSSSVQVRLNSARAVLTSRATSADDTAAYEPVLVVSNPDGSTVTSPDGYRIPERLRSFVDQGQVSYQFATIDRVDGSTYKALIIGSPTASDIPNTQVYLVLSMESDEATLALLRGLFSGAAVVLVVLLVGITWLLTQQVITPVRSASRIAERFSSGHLRERMVVTGEDEMARLAMSFNSMAESLSRQIHQLEEYGNLQKQFTSDVSHELRTPLTTVRMAADLIVDEADDLSPGTRRASELMVRELDRFEALLADLLEISRHDAGVADLAETTLDIRICISSAHQQVDHLAQELGVDIIIDVPENPVEIKGDSRRIERILRNLLANAIDHSEGKPVTLLCRENDEAVSVAVIDHGVGLKPGQEDLVFNRFWRADPSRVRHSGGTGLGLAISREDAILHGGQLSAAGRPGVGTMFLLTVPRVPKQSFTEAPIELAAPEPPLEDADA; this comes from the coding sequence TTGCAATTTAAGGTTCTAGGCTCCATTTTTGCCGCTTCACTCGTGGTGATGATGGTGCTGGCATTTGTCTTGGTCAGTTTTGTTACCCAGCGATTGGTTAACACAAAACTGGATGTTGCCAGTTCTGAAATTGATCGAGCCCGTGCTTCAGTCGAGCAACAGATTGAATCAACAGGCTCATCGAGCAGCGTGCAAGTTCGACTCAATTCCGCGCGCGCGGTACTGACCAGTAGGGCAACAAGCGCGGACGATACGGCTGCCTATGAGCCTGTTCTTGTGGTGTCTAACCCCGATGGATCCACTGTTACTTCTCCTGATGGCTACCGCATTCCTGAACGATTGCGTAGCTTTGTAGACCAAGGGCAAGTCTCGTATCAATTTGCCACTATTGACCGTGTTGATGGCAGCACATACAAAGCCCTCATCATTGGTAGCCCTACGGCTTCTGATATTCCCAACACCCAGGTGTATTTGGTGTTGTCGATGGAATCGGATGAGGCAACTCTTGCGCTGCTACGCGGCCTATTTTCCGGTGCAGCGGTAGTCCTTGTTGTGCTCCTCGTGGGAATCACATGGTTGCTCACACAGCAGGTAATTACTCCTGTGCGTTCGGCTTCGCGTATTGCCGAGCGTTTCAGTTCGGGTCATCTGCGCGAACGCATGGTGGTTACGGGTGAAGATGAGATGGCACGACTAGCGATGAGCTTTAACTCGATGGCGGAGTCTTTGTCGCGGCAGATTCATCAGCTGGAAGAATACGGCAACCTGCAAAAACAGTTTACGTCGGATGTCTCACATGAGCTGCGTACCCCGTTGACAACGGTACGTATGGCTGCTGATCTCATTGTGGACGAAGCCGATGACCTTTCTCCTGGCACTCGACGAGCCTCGGAGTTGATGGTGCGTGAACTTGATCGCTTTGAGGCGTTGTTGGCGGATCTGCTGGAGATCTCGCGCCATGATGCCGGTGTAGCTGATCTTGCCGAAACAACCCTCGATATTCGAATTTGTATTTCTTCAGCGCATCAGCAAGTAGACCATCTTGCCCAAGAGCTCGGAGTAGACATCATCATTGATGTCCCTGAAAATCCGGTAGAGATCAAGGGCGATTCCCGTCGTATCGAGCGAATCCTTCGTAATCTTTTGGCCAACGCAATTGACCATTCTGAGGGCAAACCCGTCACCTTGCTGTGCCGTGAAAATGACGAGGCTGTATCCGTCGCGGTTATCGACCACGGGGTGGGCCTGAAGCCTGGTCAAGAAGACCTAGTATTTAATCGCTTTTGGCGAGCGGATCCTTCCCGAGTCCGCCACTCCGGAGGCACCGGTTTGGGCCTTGCCATCTCCCGAGAAGACGCCATTTTGCATGGTGGCCAGCTCAGTGCTGCGGGCCGCCCAGGGGTTGGAACTATGTTCCTGTTGACGGTTCCTCGTGTGCCTAAACAATCATTTACCGAAGCCCCTATTGAGTTAGCTGCCCCAGAGCCCCCGTTGGAGGACGCCGATGCGTAA
- a CDS encoding dTMP kinase, with product MIIAIEGIDGAGKNTLVSALKERFDADVIGFPRYEQSIHAKLAQRALYGSMGDLTDSAYAMATLFALDRYDAKAVLGHYVGTSKVVLLDRYVASNAAYSAARTRNDAMVQWVQELEFEELGLPVPDIHILLHTSPELAAQRTQRREAADASRKLDRYEEDAGLQERTFQAYESLAQQKWMSPWLLVHPDESPDTVAQRIIQALSA from the coding sequence ATGATCATCGCGATTGAGGGTATTGATGGCGCTGGCAAGAACACTTTGGTCAGCGCCCTCAAGGAGCGTTTCGACGCCGATGTGATCGGTTTCCCGCGCTACGAGCAGTCCATTCATGCCAAGCTTGCGCAGCGTGCCTTATATGGCTCGATGGGAGATCTGACTGATTCTGCCTACGCGATGGCTACGCTGTTTGCGCTGGACCGCTACGACGCAAAGGCGGTGCTGGGGCATTATGTCGGGACGTCGAAAGTAGTGCTGTTGGATCGCTACGTGGCTTCTAACGCTGCTTATTCAGCTGCGCGAACTCGAAATGATGCCATGGTGCAGTGGGTTCAAGAACTCGAATTTGAGGAATTGGGCTTACCGGTACCCGATATTCATATTTTGCTGCATACCTCTCCGGAATTAGCCGCGCAGCGGACGCAACGCCGCGAGGCTGCCGACGCATCTCGCAAACTAGACCGCTATGAGGAAGATGCTGGTCTACAGGAACGAACCTTCCAAGCGTATGAGTCGCTGGCACAGCAAAAATGGATGTCTCCATGGCTGCTAGTACACCCAGATGAGTCACCGGATACGGTGGCACAACGAATTATTCAAGCGCTCAGTGCATAA
- a CDS encoding ComF family protein, protein MELLLPRSCGGCGRAGVRWCQRCQRQWLAPPRRISTTTDPHVPVWSMGAFGQSRRRSIIHLKERGRRDLIPFISASVAAAVEYLIAAGELDHDAILVPAPTKRSSARKRGGDPVYAVCKKTGYRSEQALWEKESMRDSVGLDVAARRRNVMGKVELVSRPSRPVLLVDDVVTTGATIAESVAVLTSAGVKVRGALGWASS, encoded by the coding sequence ATGGAATTGTTATTACCACGTTCGTGTGGGGGATGTGGACGAGCTGGTGTGCGATGGTGCCAGCGGTGCCAACGGCAATGGCTGGCACCCCCGCGACGTATTTCCACTACCACTGATCCTCATGTACCCGTGTGGTCCATGGGGGCATTCGGCCAGTCGCGCCGTCGATCGATCATTCATCTGAAAGAACGTGGTCGCCGCGACTTGATTCCATTCATTTCAGCTAGTGTGGCAGCTGCTGTGGAATATCTCATAGCGGCTGGTGAGCTAGATCATGATGCGATTTTGGTACCTGCTCCCACAAAGCGATCATCGGCGCGCAAACGCGGTGGAGATCCAGTGTATGCAGTATGCAAAAAGACCGGATACCGCTCTGAACAGGCGTTATGGGAGAAAGAATCGATGCGCGATTCCGTGGGACTTGATGTAGCTGCGCGACGACGCAACGTGATGGGCAAGGTGGAACTTGTGTCGCGTCCCTCTCGTCCGGTGCTTTTAGTGGATGATGTGGTGACAACGGGGGCAACGATAGCAGAGTCGGTAGCGGTGCTGACCAGTGCCGGAGTGAAAGTAAGGGGAGCTTTGGGGTGGGCTAGCTCTTAA
- the ahcY gene encoding adenosylhomocysteinase, with protein sequence MAAFDYNVKDLSLAEAGRHQIRLAEYEMPGLMQLREEYKQEQPLAGARITGSIHMTVQTAVLIETLVALGAQVRWASCNIFSTQDEAAAAVVVGPHGTPEDPQGVPVFAWKGETLEEYWDCVDKIFSWGDELPNMILDDGGDATMAVIRGKQFEEAGMVPPVEEGDSDEYQAFLGMLRKTLAEQPGKWTAIAESVKGVTEETTTGVHRLYHFAEEGVLPFPAMNVNDAVTKSKFDNKYGTRHSLIDGINRATDMLMGGKNVLICGYGDVGKGCAEAMAGQGARVKVTEADPINALQALMDGFPVVHVDQAIGDADIVITATGNMGIISFEQMLAMKDHAVLGNIGHFDNEIDMASLLHRDDVSRVTIKPQVDEFTLPNGKSIVVLSEGRLLNLGNATGHPSFVMSTSFADQTIAQIELFQNDGRYVNEVYRLPKILDEKVARIHVEALGGTITELTKEQAEYIGVDVAGPYKPEHYRY encoded by the coding sequence ATGGCTGCTTTTGATTACAACGTGAAAGACCTCAGCTTGGCTGAGGCCGGCCGCCACCAGATTCGTCTAGCCGAGTATGAAATGCCTGGCCTTATGCAGTTGCGTGAGGAATACAAGCAAGAGCAGCCATTGGCGGGCGCTCGAATCACCGGTTCGATCCATATGACGGTTCAGACCGCAGTGCTTATCGAGACTCTAGTTGCCTTGGGCGCTCAGGTGCGTTGGGCTTCCTGCAATATTTTCTCTACTCAGGACGAGGCTGCCGCAGCTGTCGTCGTTGGTCCGCATGGCACTCCTGAAGACCCCCAAGGTGTCCCGGTGTTTGCGTGGAAAGGTGAGACGCTCGAAGAGTACTGGGACTGCGTAGATAAGATCTTTAGCTGGGGCGATGAGCTTCCTAACATGATCTTGGACGATGGTGGCGATGCCACCATGGCTGTGATCCGCGGTAAGCAGTTCGAGGAAGCTGGCATGGTCCCACCAGTCGAAGAAGGCGACTCGGATGAGTACCAAGCATTCCTTGGCATGTTGCGCAAGACCTTGGCAGAGCAGCCTGGTAAATGGACCGCCATTGCCGAGTCCGTCAAGGGCGTGACGGAAGAAACCACCACTGGTGTCCACCGTCTCTACCATTTCGCAGAAGAAGGCGTTTTGCCGTTCCCTGCAATGAACGTCAACGATGCAGTGACCAAGTCCAAGTTTGACAACAAGTACGGCACTCGCCATTCGCTTATCGACGGAATCAACCGCGCCACCGATATGCTGATGGGCGGAAAGAACGTGCTGATCTGTGGCTATGGCGATGTGGGCAAGGGCTGTGCAGAAGCCATGGCTGGCCAGGGTGCACGCGTAAAGGTCACCGAAGCTGATCCGATCAATGCTTTGCAGGCTTTGATGGATGGTTTCCCAGTGGTCCATGTTGATCAAGCTATTGGCGATGCCGACATTGTGATTACTGCGACTGGCAACATGGGCATCATCTCCTTTGAGCAGATGCTCGCTATGAAAGATCACGCAGTGTTGGGCAACATCGGCCACTTTGACAATGAGATCGACATGGCCTCGTTACTGCACCGCGATGATGTTTCGCGTGTGACCATCAAGCCACAGGTTGATGAGTTCACGTTGCCTAACGGCAAGTCCATTGTGGTGTTGTCTGAAGGTCGCCTTCTGAATTTGGGCAATGCAACCGGTCACCCTAGCTTTGTGATGTCTACTTCCTTTGCCGACCAGACCATTGCACAAATTGAGCTGTTCCAAAACGATGGCCGATACGTCAACGAGGTATACCGCCTGCCAAAGATCTTGGACGAGAAGGTCGCTCGTATCCATGTCGAGGCATTGGGTGGCACGATCACCGAACTGACAAAGGAACAAGCCGAATACATCGGAGTCGATGTTGCTGGCCCTTACAAGCCGGAGCACTACCGCTACTAA
- a CDS encoding DUF4259 domain-containing protein gives MSAWETEILLEEVNADFLDELNDLDTEEVVEAIRDACVLAAGEGNVSEDERQNGRAAATIVAIWAGAPFTDADAVNEHSFIRANIGEGDEELYEVAASLLDTVETEHDLEAFTEALS, from the coding sequence ATGTCTGCATGGGAAACCGAGATTTTGTTGGAAGAAGTCAACGCTGATTTTCTCGACGAACTCAATGATTTGGACACGGAAGAAGTTGTCGAGGCTATCCGCGACGCATGTGTTCTTGCTGCCGGCGAGGGCAATGTTTCGGAAGACGAGCGCCAAAACGGGCGCGCAGCAGCCACCATTGTTGCTATCTGGGCTGGTGCACCATTTACTGATGCCGACGCAGTCAACGAACACTCATTCATCCGTGCCAATATCGGCGAAGGCGACGAGGAGCTCTATGAGGTTGCAGCTTCCTTGCTCGACACGGTGGAAACCGAGCATGACCTCGAGGCATTTACCGAGGCACTAAGCTAA
- the hpf gene encoding ribosome hibernation-promoting factor, HPF/YfiA family, which yields MTTPAGSNETLSPDVKVTITGRNVEVPEHFAERVNTKLAKISRLDPTLNFFHVELQHEPNPRRSEQSDRIQITATGKGHIARAEAKEDSFYAALETALARMERSLRKVKARRSISLSGHRAPLGTGEAAAELVKEAEVAREENKYDHDPYADKVEDVIPGQIVRTKEHPSTPMSVDDALSEMELVGHDFYLFVNEETGQPSVVYRRRAFDYGLISLAKEG from the coding sequence ATGACCACGCCTGCTGGAAGCAACGAGACCTTGAGCCCAGATGTCAAGGTGACAATCACCGGACGTAACGTAGAAGTGCCTGAGCACTTCGCGGAGCGGGTGAATACCAAGCTTGCAAAGATCTCCCGTCTCGATCCAACGCTGAACTTCTTCCATGTTGAGTTGCAGCATGAGCCAAACCCTCGTCGCTCTGAGCAATCTGATCGTATTCAGATCACCGCTACAGGTAAGGGTCACATCGCCCGCGCCGAGGCTAAGGAAGACAGCTTCTACGCTGCTCTTGAGACTGCGCTGGCTCGTATGGAGCGTTCGCTGCGTAAAGTAAAGGCTCGTCGTTCCATCTCCTTGTCCGGCCACCGTGCACCTTTGGGTACTGGCGAGGCTGCAGCTGAGCTTGTTAAGGAAGCGGAAGTTGCTCGCGAGGAAAACAAATACGATCACGATCCTTATGCCGACAAGGTAGAAGATGTCATCCCAGGGCAGATCGTTCGTACCAAGGAGCACCCATCTACTCCAATGAGCGTGGATGACGCTCTATCTGAGATGGAACTCGTGGGACACGATTTCTACCTCTTCGTTAACGAAGAAACCGGCCAGCCATCGGTGGTTTACCGCCGTCGCGCATTCGACTACGGCTTGATTTCTCTCGCTAAAGAAGGATAG
- the lpqB gene encoding MtrAB system accessory lipoprotein LpqB, producing the protein MRNHVSRYLTVLIAVGCAAATAACTSLPSNSEPQALRSFEASASEEPQGPVEDQEPDLLLRDFYEANNNPQQRYSLARRYLTHRASQSWNPAPETLVLDGIEINSAADSSTKNRRYDVRGLIVGSIGEGGEYRPRNERYSTTIGLEKVDGQWRISTLPDQIVVQRNELWNHYRQKQVYFFDTSGTTLVADRRWIFQEKMGHNDNHESALLSLILTGPSKSLAPGVVNEVPSGAAYAGYHDDYYQFTGLSSLDEDSLKRLTAQSVWTLALAEVPGPYRFKFDGATMKSPINGSEDLTVDDFAEYNPLPQQAFDSGLYAFNSNGVKKLNQGLATPTTGTLGNTHNIESMVVSAKTGATAAVRTTVEGDTKTSTLMLGPIGGQFVDVLKARRLTSPSFELSSSSLWVVKDSDQVVRLSRSSENEGIVETVVDTSELGSLGKNISALQLSRSGVRAAFIVDGSVYTATVARPNPGQRKLVNVQEIIPSLANVAQSLAWQPNGSLIIGTSKPDAPVWIVAQDGSLGSKLSAGNIVTPVMNVAASQSTLYISDARAALELPNSDTSTTYWREVQGLEGSRSVLVVPR; encoded by the coding sequence ATGCGTAACCATGTTTCGAGGTATCTCACAGTATTGATCGCTGTGGGTTGTGCCGCAGCAACCGCTGCATGTACGTCGTTGCCATCGAACTCGGAACCTCAGGCGTTACGAAGCTTCGAGGCGTCTGCGTCGGAGGAGCCTCAAGGGCCGGTAGAAGACCAAGAGCCTGATTTGCTGCTTCGTGATTTTTACGAGGCAAATAACAATCCGCAGCAACGCTATTCGTTGGCACGTCGCTATTTGACGCATCGAGCGTCGCAAAGCTGGAATCCAGCGCCGGAAACGCTCGTACTCGATGGTATCGAAATCAATTCGGCGGCGGATAGTAGCACAAAAAATAGGCGTTACGACGTCCGCGGCCTCATCGTTGGTTCCATCGGTGAGGGCGGCGAGTATCGCCCACGCAACGAGCGTTATTCCACAACGATTGGCTTGGAAAAGGTAGATGGACAGTGGCGAATTTCTACCTTGCCGGATCAAATTGTGGTGCAAAGAAATGAGCTGTGGAACCATTACCGCCAAAAGCAGGTCTATTTCTTTGACACCTCTGGCACCACTTTGGTGGCGGATCGTCGTTGGATTTTCCAAGAAAAAATGGGGCATAACGATAACCACGAAAGTGCGTTGTTGTCGCTTATCCTCACAGGACCGTCGAAAAGCCTTGCTCCTGGTGTTGTCAACGAGGTGCCTTCGGGTGCTGCCTATGCGGGCTACCACGACGACTATTATCAGTTCACTGGGTTATCTTCGCTGGATGAAGACAGCCTCAAGCGTCTAACGGCGCAAAGCGTATGGACGCTCGCCCTAGCCGAAGTACCAGGTCCGTACCGTTTCAAGTTCGATGGGGCTACGATGAAGTCTCCGATTAACGGCTCCGAAGATCTAACTGTTGATGACTTCGCCGAATACAATCCGCTGCCTCAACAAGCCTTTGATAGTGGCCTGTATGCCTTCAATTCCAATGGCGTGAAGAAGCTTAATCAGGGGCTAGCAACCCCTACCACGGGCACGCTAGGTAATACCCATAACATCGAGTCGATGGTGGTGTCAGCGAAAACAGGCGCCACAGCTGCTGTGCGTACCACAGTCGAAGGAGATACAAAAACGTCGACGCTTATGCTCGGCCCTATCGGCGGACAATTTGTCGATGTGCTGAAAGCTCGCAGGCTGACTTCGCCGAGTTTCGAGCTTTCTTCCTCATCATTGTGGGTGGTCAAGGATTCTGATCAAGTCGTGCGCCTGTCGCGGTCATCGGAAAATGAGGGCATCGTAGAAACCGTTGTGGATACATCGGAGCTGGGTTCTTTAGGTAAAAATATTTCCGCATTGCAGCTTTCTCGAAGTGGTGTCCGCGCCGCATTTATTGTCGACGGAAGCGTGTACACCGCCACAGTGGCGCGACCCAACCCTGGTCAGCGAAAACTTGTCAATGTGCAAGAAATTATTCCATCGCTGGCGAATGTAGCTCAGTCACTCGCATGGCAGCCTAATGGCTCCTTGATCATCGGAACCTCTAAGCCAGATGCACCAGTGTGGATCGTTGCCCAAGACGGATCGTTGGGCTCTAAGCTTTCTGCAGGCAACATTGTTACACCTGTGATGAACGTGGCTGCTTCGCAGTCCACGTTGTATATCTCAGATGCGCGTGCAGCGTTGGAGCTGCCCAACTCTGATACCTCAACCACATATTGGCGTGAAGTCCAAGGCCTAGAAGGGAGCCGTTCAGTCTTGGTCGTGCCTCGGTAG